One part of the Helicobacter cetorum MIT 99-5656 genome encodes these proteins:
- the groL gene encoding chaperonin GroEL (60 kDa chaperone family; promotes refolding of misfolded polypeptides especially under stressful conditions; forms two stacked rings of heptamers to form a barrel-shaped 14mer; ends can be capped by GroES; misfolded proteins enter the barrel where they are refolded when GroES binds) — protein sequence MAKEIKFSDTARNHLFEGVKQLHDAVKVTMGPRGRNVLIQKSYGAPSITKDGVSVAKEIELSCPVANMGAQLVKEVASKTADAAGDGTTTATVLAYSIFKEGLRNITAGANPIEVKRGMDKAAEAIINELKKSSKKVGGKEEITQVATISANSDHNIGKLIADAMEKVGKDGVITVEEAKGIEDELDVVEGMQFDRGYLSPYFVTNAEKMTAQLDNAYILLTDKKISSMKDILPLLEKTMKEGKPLLIIAEDIEGEALTTLVVNKLRGVLNVAAVKAPGFGDRRKEMLKDIAILTGGQVISEELGLTLENAEVELLGRAGRIVIDKDNTTIVDGKGHSDEVKDRVAQIKTQIEATTSDYDKEKLQERLAKLSGGVAVIKVGAASEVEMKEKKDRVDDALSATKAAVEEGIVIGGGAALIRAAQKVDLKLHDDEKVGYDIIMRAIKAPLAQIAANAGYDSGVVVNEVEKHEGHFGFNASNGTYVDMFKEGIIDPLKVERIALQNAVSVSSLLLTTEATVHEIKEEKATPAVPDMGGMGGMGGMGGMM from the coding sequence ATGGCAAAAGAAATTAAATTTTCAGATACCGCAAGAAATCATTTATTTGAAGGCGTTAAGCAACTCCATGATGCTGTAAAAGTTACTATGGGGCCAAGAGGTAGAAATGTATTGATTCAAAAAAGCTATGGCGCTCCAAGCATTACTAAAGACGGCGTGAGCGTGGCTAAGGAAATTGAATTAAGCTGTCCTGTGGCTAATATGGGTGCTCAACTTGTTAAAGAAGTGGCAAGCAAAACCGCCGATGCAGCAGGCGATGGCACTACAACAGCAACCGTTCTAGCTTATAGCATTTTTAAAGAAGGTTTGAGAAATATTACTGCTGGGGCTAATCCAATTGAAGTGAAGCGTGGTATGGATAAAGCCGCTGAAGCTATCATTAATGAGCTTAAAAAATCTAGCAAAAAAGTAGGCGGTAAAGAAGAAATCACTCAAGTGGCTACCATTTCTGCAAATTCTGACCACAATATCGGAAAACTCATCGCTGATGCTATGGAAAAAGTAGGCAAAGACGGCGTGATTACCGTTGAAGAAGCTAAAGGTATTGAAGATGAATTAGATGTGGTAGAAGGCATGCAATTTGACAGAGGCTATCTCTCCCCTTATTTTGTAACTAATGCTGAGAAAATGACCGCTCAACTAGATAACGCTTACATTCTTTTGACTGATAAGAAAATTTCTAGCATGAAAGACATTCTTCCACTATTAGAAAAGACTATGAAAGAGGGAAAACCGCTTTTAATCATCGCTGAAGATATTGAAGGCGAGGCATTAACCACTCTAGTGGTAAATAAACTTAGAGGTGTATTAAATGTAGCCGCTGTTAAAGCTCCAGGCTTTGGCGATAGAAGAAAAGAAATGTTAAAAGACATCGCCATTTTAACCGGTGGTCAAGTCATTAGCGAAGAATTAGGTCTAACTTTAGAAAACGCTGAAGTAGAGCTTTTAGGAAGAGCTGGAAGAATTGTGATTGACAAAGACAACACCACTATCGTAGATGGTAAGGGTCATAGTGATGAGGTTAAAGACAGAGTCGCACAAATTAAAACTCAAATTGAAGCTACAACAAGCGATTATGATAAAGAAAAATTACAAGAAAGATTAGCCAAACTCTCTGGCGGTGTAGCAGTGATTAAAGTAGGTGCTGCTTCTGAAGTAGAGATGAAAGAAAAGAAAGACAGAGTAGATGACGCCTTAAGTGCGACAAAAGCGGCTGTTGAAGAAGGCATTGTAATCGGCGGTGGTGCAGCACTCATTCGTGCGGCTCAAAAAGTGGATTTAAAATTACACGATGATGAAAAAGTGGGCTATGATATTATTATGCGTGCGATTAAAGCTCCATTAGCTCAAATTGCTGCTAATGCGGGTTATGATAGCGGCGTAGTCGTGAATGAAGTAGAAAAACACGAAGGGCACTTTGGCTTTAATGCAAGCAATGGCACTTATGTAGATATGTTTAAAGAAGGTATCATTGACCCCTTGAAAGTAGAAAGAATCGCTTTACAAAATGCGGTTTCAGTTTCAAGCCTGCTTTTAACTACAGAAGCCACAGTGCATGAAATCAAAGAAGAAAAAGCAACCCCAGCAGTGCCAGATATGGGTGGAATGGGAGGTATGGGAGGTATGGGTGGCATGATGTAA
- the groES gene encoding co-chaperone GroES encodes MKFQPLGERVLVERLEEENKTSSGIIIPDNAKEKPLMGVVKAVSHKISEGCKCVKEGDVIAFGKYKGTEIVLDGTDYMVLELEDILGIVGAGSCCHGGHHDHKHGAEHNSCCHGH; translated from the coding sequence ATGAAGTTTCAGCCATTAGGAGAAAGAGTCTTAGTAGAAAGACTTGAAGAAGAAAACAAAACAAGCTCAGGAATCATTATCCCTGATAACGCTAAAGAAAAGCCTTTAATGGGCGTAGTTAAAGCTGTTAGTCATAAGATTAGCGAAGGTTGCAAATGTGTCAAAGAGGGCGATGTTATCGCTTTTGGTAAATACAAAGGCACAGAAATCGTTTTAGATGGCACAGATTACATGGTGTTAGAATTAGAAGATATTCTAGGCATAGTGGGTGCAGGTTCTTGTTGTCATGGCGGTCATCATGACCATAAACATGGTGCAGAACATAACTCTTGCTGTCATGGACACTAA
- a CDS encoding outer membrane protein produces the protein MIKIKKTSMALALSLFLSGLHAEDNGFFVSVGYQIGQASQMVKNTGELQKLNDSYKDLQNSLLQLQELKRAISDGSNQGKIQGAVTTINAIASNNYTQKDSSPAWQAVNAAIQTALGTWHTYSERVGGGNKAEYTGSITSDFKHALDEIYKKLLEAQQKMGALNTNATNHSSSHAVAIVKMAAETKTEEQHQTQFTENLEDPKVLLKETKLFLEVIAKGCGSNNSTSGGLKVASVAGISCTYGGRNPWIQIPGSPGGMGDISSYKQAMKMLTAAQQIIDEVNIVQDKVHSLQSQSTQSTKGEQFNQNFHAIASTQQQITDLANQISNDYNSIDITQRNFLNACGDRGNNIQTFYSCIHIQKSIDALKYYNAYYGNQTTQNLQLANDVYYLNQNKENIKNTYAQAQQLQEAIMTMPGNKLALSNTAYTTQDPNAPMGNQAVYRTNLVQQSNLTNALAAMSANPFRNIGVIKSQGNSGVMNGIGVQLGYKQFFGATKRMGARYYGFFDYNHTYIKSDFFNSASNVLTYGVGSDFLYNFINDKEMKKNRLSFGGFAGIALAGTSWLNSDKAVLLNTPEFNASNTPYKASVSASNFQFLFNFGLRMNLADNSKKNEHAIQHGIELGIKIPTINTSYYSFLGAKLEYRRLYSVYLNYVFAY, from the coding sequence ATGATAAAAATCAAAAAAACTAGCATGGCTCTAGCCTTAAGCCTATTTCTAAGCGGTCTTCATGCCGAAGATAACGGCTTTTTTGTAAGCGTAGGCTATCAAATCGGTCAGGCTTCTCAAATGGTTAAAAACACTGGCGAGTTGCAAAAACTCAATGATAGCTATAAGGATTTACAAAATAGTTTGCTCCAATTACAAGAATTAAAGCGCGCCATAAGCGATGGGAGCAATCAGGGTAAAATTCAAGGGGCTGTAACCACTATCAATGCCATTGCTAGTAACAACTACACCCAAAAAGATTCATCTCCTGCATGGCAAGCGGTGAATGCCGCTATTCAAACTGCTTTAGGCACATGGCACACCTATAGTGAAAGAGTGGGTGGGGGCAACAAAGCTGAATACACTGGAAGTATAACCAGTGATTTTAAACACGCTTTAGATGAAATTTACAAAAAACTCCTAGAAGCCCAACAAAAAATGGGTGCTTTAAATACTAATGCAACAAATCATTCAAGTTCTCATGCAGTTGCTATAGTTAAAATGGCTGCAGAAACTAAAACAGAAGAACAGCATCAAACTCAGTTTACTGAAAACCTAGAAGATCCTAAGGTGCTTTTAAAAGAAACCAAATTGTTTTTAGAAGTCATTGCTAAGGGCTGTGGGTCTAATAATAGCACAAGTGGTGGGTTAAAGGTTGCTTCAGTTGCTGGCATAAGTTGCACTTATGGGGGCAGAAACCCATGGATTCAAATTCCTGGTAGTCCTGGGGGTATGGGTGATATATCTTCTTACAAACAAGCTATGAAAATGCTTACCGCCGCCCAACAAATTATTGATGAAGTCAATATTGTTCAAGATAAAGTTCATAGCCTACAAAGTCAAAGCACACAATCAACTAAAGGCGAACAATTCAATCAAAATTTCCATGCTATTGCTAGCACTCAACAACAAATCACTGATTTAGCCAACCAAATTTCTAATGATTATAATAGTATAGATATTACGCAAAGAAACTTTCTGAATGCTTGTGGCGATAGGGGGAACAACATACAGACATTCTATAGCTGTATACACATACAAAAAAGCATTGATGCCCTTAAATACTATAATGCTTACTATGGCAATCAAACCACCCAAAACCTTCAACTCGCCAACGATGTCTATTATCTCAACCAAAATAAAGAGAACATTAAAAACACTTACGCTCAAGCCCAACAATTACAAGAAGCTATTATGACCATGCCAGGCAATAAACTCGCTTTAAGTAATACCGCTTATACCACTCAAGACCCTAACGCCCCTATGGGCAATCAAGCCGTCTATAGAACTAATCTAGTCCAGCAATCCAACCTAACTAACGCTCTAGCGGCAATGAGTGCTAACCCCTTTAGAAATATAGGCGTTATCAAATCTCAAGGTAATAGCGGTGTGATGAATGGTATAGGTGTCCAACTAGGTTATAAACAATTCTTTGGAGCAACAAAGAGAATGGGAGCTAGGTATTATGGTTTCTTTGATTATAACCACACCTATATTAAATCAGATTTCTTTAACTCTGCTTCTAATGTCTTAACTTATGGGGTGGGTTCAGACTTCTTGTATAACTTTATCAATGATAAAGAAATGAAAAAAAATAGACTCTCTTTTGGGGGCTTTGCTGGAATTGCTTTAGCAGGAACTTCATGGCTTAATAGCGATAAGGCTGTTCTTTTAAACACGCCTGAGTTTAACGCATCTAACACGCCTTATAAAGCGAGTGTGAGTGCATCTAATTTCCAATTCTTATTTAACTTTGGATTAAGAATGAATTTAGCAGATAATTCTAAAAAGAATGAACATGCTATCCAACATGGTATTGAACTAGGCATTAAGATTCCTACCATCAATACCAGCTACTATTCTTTCTTAGGAGCTAAACTAGAATACAGAAGGCTCTATAGCGTCTATTTGAACTATGTGTTTGCATATTAA
- a CDS encoding GDP-L-fucose synthase family protein, which yields MNEIILITGGYGMVGQNTALYFKKNKPNITLLTPKKNELDLLDKDNIQAYLKKYKPTGIIHCAGRVGGIVANMNALSTYMLENMLMGLYLFSSAINCGVKKAINLASSCAYPKYAPNPLKESDLLNGSLEPTNEGYALAKLSVMKYCEYVSAERDVFYKTLVPCNLYGEFDKFEEGVAHMIPGLIARMHSAKLKGEKEFTMWGDGSAKREYLNAKDLAKFIALAYENITEIESVMNVGSGIDYTIEEYYKMVAKTLDYKGEFVKDLSKPVGMQQKLMDISKQKALKWELEITLEQGIKEAYEYYLKTQTKANS from the coding sequence ATGAATGAAATCATTTTAATCACCGGTGGCTATGGGATGGTTGGGCAAAACACCGCTTTGTATTTTAAAAAAAATAAGCCTAATATTACCTTACTAACCCCTAAAAAAAACGAGTTAGATTTATTAGATAAAGACAATATTCAAGCGTATCTAAAAAAATACAAGCCCACAGGGATAATCCATTGTGCTGGAAGAGTGGGGGGCATTGTAGCGAATATGAACGCCCTTTCAACTTATATGCTAGAAAATATGCTTATGGGCTTGTATCTCTTTTCTAGCGCAATCAATTGTGGGGTTAAAAAGGCGATTAATTTAGCAAGCTCTTGTGCCTATCCAAAATACGCCCCTAACCCTTTAAAAGAGAGCGATTTACTCAATGGCTCTTTAGAGCCAACGAATGAAGGCTACGCTCTAGCCAAGCTCTCTGTAATGAAGTATTGCGAATATGTGAGTGCTGAAAGAGATGTTTTTTATAAAACCTTAGTGCCTTGCAATCTCTATGGTGAGTTTGACAAGTTTGAAGAAGGCGTAGCTCATATGATACCAGGGCTCATTGCTAGAATGCATAGTGCCAAACTAAAGGGTGAAAAAGAATTTACTATGTGGGGCGATGGCAGTGCAAAAAGAGAATATCTAAACGCCAAAGATTTAGCCAAATTCATCGCCCTAGCTTATGAAAATATCACTGAAATTGAAAGCGTAATGAATGTAGGCTCTGGCATAGACTACACTATTGAAGAGTATTATAAAATGGTCGCGAAAACTTTAGATTATAAAGGCGAGTTTGTTAAAGATTTATCTAAACCAGTGGGCATGCAACAAAAGCTTATGGATATCTCCAAACAAAAGGCCTTAAAATGGGAATTAGAAATCACTCTAGAACAGGGTATTAAAGAAGCTTATGAATATTATTTGAAAACTCAAACTAAAGCAAATTCTTAA
- the gmd gene encoding GDP-mannose 4,6-dehydratase → MKEKIALITGVTGQDGSYLAEYLLNLGYEVHGLKRRSSSINTSRIDHLYEDLHSEHKRRFFLHYGDMTDSSNLIHLIATTKPTEIYNLAAQSHVKVSFETPEYTANADGIGTLRILEAMRILGLENKTRFYQASTSELYGEVLETPQNENTPFNPRSPYAVAKMYAFYITKNYREAYNLFAVNGILFNHESKVRGETFVTRKITRAVSAMAYNLNDCLYLGNLDAKRDWGHAKDYVKMMHLMLQAKAPQDYVIATGKTTSVRDFVKMSFEFIGIDLEFQNTGIKEIALIKSIDEKRANALNLDLSHLKLGQIVVRIDERYFRPTEVDLLLGDPSKAERELGWVREYDLKELVKDMLEHDLKECQKSLYLQEGGYTLRNFYE, encoded by the coding sequence ATGAAAGAAAAAATCGCCTTAATCACCGGAGTTACTGGGCAAGATGGGAGTTATCTAGCCGAGTATTTGTTAAATCTTGGCTATGAAGTGCATGGGCTAAAAAGACGCTCTTCTAGTATTAATACTTCTAGGATTGACCACTTATATGAAGATTTGCATAGCGAACATAAAAGGCGTTTTTTCTTGCACTATGGAGATATGACTGATTCTTCTAATCTCATTCATCTAATCGCTACCACAAAGCCTACAGAAATTTACAATCTAGCCGCTCAAAGCCATGTTAAAGTCTCTTTTGAGACCCCCGAATACACCGCAAATGCTGATGGCATAGGTACGCTTAGGATTTTAGAAGCTATGCGGATTTTAGGCTTAGAAAATAAGACTAGATTTTATCAAGCCAGCACGAGTGAATTATATGGCGAAGTCTTAGAAACCCCACAAAATGAAAATACCCCCTTTAACCCACGAAGCCCCTATGCTGTTGCTAAAATGTATGCCTTTTACATCACTAAAAATTACAGAGAAGCCTATAATTTATTCGCCGTTAATGGCATACTCTTTAACCATGAGAGTAAAGTAAGGGGCGAAACTTTTGTAACCCGTAAAATCACACGAGCGGTAAGTGCTATGGCGTATAACTTAAATGATTGCTTGTATTTAGGGAATTTAGACGCTAAAAGAGACTGGGGGCATGCAAAAGATTATGTGAAAATGATGCATTTAATGCTCCAAGCAAAAGCCCCACAAGATTATGTGATTGCCACAGGAAAAACGACAAGTGTGCGTGATTTTGTGAAAATGAGCTTTGAATTTATCGGTATAGATTTAGAATTTCAAAATACGGGCATTAAAGAAATCGCTTTAATTAAAAGCATTGATGAAAAAAGAGCAAACGCCTTAAATTTAGATTTAAGCCATTTGAAGTTAGGACAAATTGTGGTGCGTATAGATGAACGCTATTTTAGGCCTACAGAAGTAGACTTGCTCTTAGGCGACCCCTCTAAGGCTGAAAGAGAGCTAGGCTGGGTGAGAGAATACGATTTAAAAGAGTTAGTCAAGGACATGCTAGAGCATGATTTAAAAGAATGTCAAAAAAGCCTTTACTTACAAGAGGGGGGCTATACTTTAAGGAATTTTTATGAATGA
- a CDS encoding DNA type IV secretion system protein ComB10, with translation MNKWLKGVLIFVGCFVVIMATSLIYHKKPKAPLNNQPNLLSDDEVKYPLGDYTFTQNSNQTNKDSSKDATIKALQQQLQTALKALNSQKISPPRQEIPQDFTKPTTKTNHSKRDFSLEQLDLLASRITPFEESPKNYEENLIFPIDSSKGIDSFTNLKDKDIATNENKLLRTITADKMIPAFLITPISSQIAGKVIAQVESDIFANMGRAVLIPKGSKVIGYYNNNNKMGEYRLDIVWTRIITPHGINIMLTNAKGADIKGYNGLVGELIERNFQRYGMPLLLSTLTNGLLIGLTSALNNKGNKEETTNFFGDYLLMQMMRQSGMGINQVINQILRDKSKIVPIVVIREGSRVFISPNTDIFFPIPRENEVIAEFLK, from the coding sequence ATGAATAAATGGCTTAAAGGGGTGCTTATTTTTGTAGGGTGTTTTGTAGTGATTATGGCTACTTCTTTAATCTATCATAAAAAACCAAAAGCCCCTTTAAATAACCAACCAAATCTCTTAAGTGATGATGAAGTGAAATACCCCTTAGGCGACTATACTTTCACTCAAAATTCAAACCAAACTAACAAAGACAGCTCCAAAGACGCTACCATAAAAGCCTTACAACAACAGCTACAAACCGCCCTAAAAGCCTTAAATTCTCAAAAAATCAGCCCCCCTAGACAAGAAATTCCACAAGATTTCACAAAGCCTACCACAAAGACAAACCACTCCAAAAGAGACTTTTCTTTAGAGCAATTAGATTTATTAGCCTCTCGTATAACCCCCTTTGAAGAAAGCCCTAAAAACTACGAAGAAAACCTTATTTTTCCTATAGATTCTTCTAAAGGCATAGATAGTTTTACTAATCTTAAAGACAAAGACATCGCCACGAATGAAAACAAGCTTTTAAGAACCATTACTGCAGATAAAATGATACCAGCCTTTTTAATCACGCCCATTTCTAGTCAAATCGCTGGTAAGGTCATCGCCCAAGTAGAGAGCGATATTTTTGCGAATATGGGAAGAGCGGTGCTTATTCCTAAAGGCTCTAAAGTCATCGGCTATTACAATAATAATAACAAAATGGGGGAATATCGCCTAGATATTGTATGGACTAGGATTATCACACCCCATGGCATAAATATCATGCTCACTAACGCTAAAGGAGCGGATATTAAGGGCTATAATGGCTTAGTTGGCGAACTCATTGAAAGGAATTTCCAACGCTATGGCATGCCCTTACTTCTTTCTACGCTCACTAATGGCTTATTGATAGGCTTAACTTCTGCTTTAAACAATAAGGGCAACAAGGAAGAAACAACGAATTTTTTTGGAGATTATCTCTTAATGCAAATGATGAGACAAAGTGGCATGGGGATTAACCAAGTTATCAATCAAATTTTAAGAGATAAGAGTAAAATTGTCCCTATTGTAGTCATTAGAGAAGGGAGTAGGGTATTCATCTCGCCAAATACGGATATTTTTTTTCCTATACCTAGAGAGAATGAAGTCATCGCTGAGTTTTTGAAGTAG
- a CDS encoding TrbG/VirB9 family P-type conjugative transfer protein, which yields MRNFLLSLMLVFSLIKADEFVEESNEKAPTNLNHPMQDLNAIQNSFFDKNRSKMSNTLNIDYFQGQTYKIRLRYAMATLLYFSKPIKDFVLGDKVGFNAKILESNERILLIKPLQIGVDSNISVIDDEGKIFSFYVFSTTFTSSKHPNLQVYIEDKNYYANAFIKPQKENALEKPPKEKPFKEIKPLEEVITIGDSTNSMKIIKKDIKKGYTALKSSQRKWYCLWLCSKKSNLSLMPKEIFNDKHFTYFKFDKKLASSKFPVIYKVVDGYDNPVNTRIVGDYIIAEDVSSKWTLRQGKDYLCIRFKAQK from the coding sequence ATGCGGAATTTTTTATTAAGCTTAATGCTAGTTTTTAGCTTAATAAAAGCTGATGAGTTTGTAGAAGAATCTAATGAAAAAGCTCCAACAAATTTAAACCACCCCATGCAAGATTTAAACGCCATTCAAAACAGCTTTTTTGATAAAAACCGCTCAAAAATGTCTAACACTTTGAATATTGATTATTTTCAAGGACAAACTTATAAAATCCGCTTACGCTATGCAATGGCGACTTTATTGTATTTCTCTAAGCCTATCAAAGATTTTGTGCTAGGGGATAAGGTGGGCTTTAATGCAAAAATCTTAGAAAGTAACGAGCGAATTTTACTCATCAAGCCTTTACAAATCGGTGTGGATTCTAATATCAGCGTGATTGATGATGAAGGCAAGATTTTTTCTTTCTATGTGTTTTCTACCACCTTTACAAGTTCTAAACACCCTAATTTACAAGTCTATATAGAAGATAAGAACTACTATGCTAACGCTTTTATCAAGCCCCAAAAAGAAAATGCCCTTGAAAAACCCCCTAAAGAAAAGCCTTTTAAAGAGATAAAACCATTAGAAGAAGTAATAACGATTGGCGATAGCACTAATTCTATGAAAATCATTAAAAAAGATATTAAAAAAGGTTATACAGCCTTAAAAAGCTCTCAAAGAAAATGGTATTGCTTGTGGCTATGCTCTAAAAAATCTAATCTCTCTTTAATGCCTAAAGAAATTTTTAATGACAAACACTTCACTTATTTTAAATTTGATAAAAAGTTAGCGTCTTCTAAATTTCCGGTTATCTATAAAGTCGTTGATGGTTATGACAATCCGGTGAATACTAGAATCGTAGGCGATTACATTATTGCTGAAGATGTTTCAAGTAAATGGACTTTAAGGCAAGGCAAAGACTATTTGTGCATCCGCTTTAAGGCTCAAAAATGA
- a CDS encoding type IV secretion system protein — translation MKEKPFNSEQLIYLEELLNSQEKHLENKLSSFSVNDLDMESVFRLERNRLKIAYRLLGLMSVIALILAIVLISLLPLQKTEHHFVDFLNQDKHYAIIQRADKSISNNEALVRSLIGAYVLNRESINRIDDKSRYELVRLQSNAKVWQRFENLIKTKNSIYAQSHLEREVHIVNIAIYQQDNNPIASVSIMAKLMNENKLVYEKRFKIVLSYVFDTPDFDYASMPKNPTGFKITRYSITEITNRND, via the coding sequence ATGAAAGAAAAGCCTTTTAATAGCGAGCAACTGATCTATTTAGAAGAGCTTTTAAATTCTCAAGAAAAGCATTTAGAAAACAAACTCTCTAGTTTTTCTGTGAATGATTTGGATATGGAGAGTGTGTTTAGGCTAGAGAGAAATCGCTTAAAAATCGCTTACAGACTCTTAGGCTTAATGAGTGTTATCGCTCTTATTTTAGCTATTGTTTTAATTAGCCTTTTACCCCTACAAAAAACCGAACACCATTTTGTGGATTTTTTAAATCAGGATAAGCATTATGCTATTATTCAAAGAGCAGATAAAAGCATTTCCAATAACGAAGCCTTAGTGCGTTCGCTCATTGGGGCGTATGTGCTAAATAGAGAGAGTATTAATCGTATTGATGATAAGTCTCGCTATGAATTAGTGCGATTACAAAGTAACGCTAAAGTGTGGCAACGCTTTGAAAATTTGATTAAAACAAAAAATAGCATTTACGCACAGAGCCATTTAGAAAGAGAAGTCCATATTGTAAATATTGCGATTTATCAGCAAGATAATAACCCAATCGCTAGTGTGTCTATTATGGCAAAACTTATGAATGAAAATAAGCTCGTGTATGAAAAGCGTTTTAAAATTGTGTTAAGTTATGTGTTTGACACCCCTGATTTTGATTACGCTTCCATGCCTAAAAATCCTACCGGTTTTAAAATCACTCGCTACAGCATTACAGAAATCACGAATAGGAATGATTAA
- a CDS encoding P-type conjugative transfer protein TrbL, whose product MKNNAYEIILSWFITPLTAILGRFAEFFLYTLHAQFVFNSVVALAFMLFAYKSLKEQNLFSSSTLLEALLFVGFFALFNYALKNPMHFYEFFQNAIFILPNMLTQALTQSLATFSDYTLSIDFIFNHGFYALSFISDLSHKEVGVWLILSVLQALFLSVLFAIIILVYLEVHVWCSLGVLLLAFGFFKSWRSVLIMCLKKCLALGFYKPFLLVVGFLNVSVTQALIKAHMQEQQDLSLLLVVALFLCCALIIGVPFFINALFRTQNSLKETYKLATNLGTNLNQNALNSLRYITTQSNVSHSTTESKEQISPTHSPIFKVETTPLDVKIPNFKQKKVKKDTIKPQNEI is encoded by the coding sequence ATGAAAAACAATGCTTATGAGATTATCCTTTCTTGGTTTATCACACCGCTTACAGCGATTTTAGGGCGTTTTGCTGAATTTTTTCTCTACACTTTACATGCACAATTTGTTTTTAATAGCGTGGTCGCTTTGGCATTCATGCTTTTTGCTTATAAAAGCTTAAAAGAACAGAACTTATTCAGCTCTAGCACGCTCTTAGAAGCGTTGTTGTTTGTAGGATTTTTTGCACTCTTTAACTACGCTTTAAAAAACCCCATGCACTTTTATGAATTTTTTCAAAATGCCATTTTTATTCTACCTAACATGCTCACACAAGCCCTAACTCAGAGCTTGGCAACTTTTTCAGATTACACGCTTTCAATAGATTTTATCTTCAATCATGGTTTTTATGCTCTTAGTTTTATCAGTGATTTGAGCCATAAAGAAGTGGGTGTTTGGCTCATCTTAAGCGTTTTACAAGCTCTTTTTTTAAGCGTGCTGTTTGCAATCATTATCTTAGTTTATTTAGAAGTGCATGTGTGGTGTTCTTTAGGGGTATTACTTTTAGCCTTTGGGTTTTTCAAATCGTGGCGAAGCGTTTTAATTATGTGTCTTAAAAAATGCCTAGCCCTTGGATTTTACAAGCCTTTTTTGTTAGTGGTGGGGTTTTTGAATGTGTCAGTTACTCAGGCTTTAATCAAAGCTCATATGCAAGAACAACAAGACTTAAGCCTTTTATTAGTGGTGGCGTTATTTTTGTGCTGTGCATTAATTATAGGCGTGCCTTTTTTCATTAACGCCCTTTTTAGAACACAAAACAGCCTTAAAGAAACTTACAAACTCGCCACCAATTTAGGCACCAATCTCAATCAAAACGCCCTTAATTCGTTGCGATACATAACCACGCAATCAAATGTTTCTCACTCAACAACTGAGAGCAAGGAACAAATAAGCCCTACGCATTCCCCCATCTTCAAGGTAGAAACCACTCCATTAGATGTAAAAATTCCCAATTTCAAGCAAAAAAAGGTTAAAAAGGATACAATAAAGCCACAAAATGAAATTTAA